TCCTGCTGGAGGTTGCCGTAGAGGAGCTGGTAATCGACCACCGGTTTTCGGGCGGAAAGGACGGTGATGGTTAGGAGCAAGACCGCCGCGCCGGCGCCGACCAGAATCTGGTACGGGCGGGGCAGCTTGATGAACCGCTCGAAAAGCTGCTTGCCTAGCTGCTGAAGTCGCTCAAACACGAGAGCTCATCACTGCGTTCGACGCCACCCATCGTCGGGTCGCGCTCCTTCGCAGGTCCAGGAGGTCCTGGTCCATGAGCCCTCATCTTCTCTGCGTGACATCCGTGTCACCTTTCCCCCTGGTTTAATCGCCCCTACTGTGGATTAGGCCTGCATGCGGCTGATTTCACGATAGGCTTCAAGGAGGCGGTTCCGGATCTGCATCATGAGCTTGAAGGAAATGTCCGCCTTCTGAAGCGCGATCATCGTCTCATGCAGGTTTTTGTTCTCCCCCGTCATGAGTTCCTGGACGGACTTCTGTGCGTCCTGTTGGACCTCGTTGACGGAGGCGACGGCGTCCTTCAGCACTTCGCCGAAAGACTTCGTCGCTTCCCCCGACTTCTTCTCCGGCTCTTTGAGCGGAGAGGTCAGCGGCTCGAGAATGCTTCGAAGTTTGATTTCGTCAATCACGGTGGGTCACTACTGCCCGAGCGCGAGCGTGCGCTGGGCCATGGTTTTGGCGGCGTTGATCGCCGTCACGTTCGCTTCGTAATTGCGGGTGGCCGCCATGAGGTTGACCATTTCTTCGATGGTGTTGATGTTGGGCATCATCACGTAGCCGTCCCGATTGGCATCCGGATGGGAGGGATCGTACACGAGCTTAGGATCTCGCGGATCTTCCACGATGTCAACCACTTCCACTTTCCGGACCTCATTCCCCCCCAGCGCCGTTCGGAGAGCCTCCTTGAAGGCCTCCGGAGCGGGGATATACGGAAAAACCGGATTGCGCGCGTTCTGGTGAAGCCCCCCCGAAGCGAACACGACGTCCCGCCGACGGTACGGTCCGCCCTCCACCGTGCGGGTGGTCTGGGCGTTCGCCAGGTTCATCGAGATGACGTTCATCCGCACCCTCTGGGCATAGAGCCCCGAGGAGCTGACTTCCATCGCGCTGAATAGATCCATGATCGTTAGGAGTGATGGGTGAGGAGTGATGCGATGGGGAATTCGCAGAGTCTCATGATTCCGCCCGCATCCCTCATCACGCTTCACCCTTCACGCC
The nucleotide sequence above comes from Nitrospirota bacterium. Encoded proteins:
- the fliE gene encoding flagellar hook-basal body complex protein FliE; this encodes MIDEIKLRSILEPLTSPLKEPEKKSGEATKSFGEVLKDAVASVNEVQQDAQKSVQELMTGENKNLHETMIALQKADISFKLMMQIRNRLLEAYREISRMQA
- the flgC gene encoding flagellar basal body rod protein FlgC, with protein sequence MDLFSAMEVSSSGLYAQRVRMNVISMNLANAQTTRTVEGGPYRRRDVVFASGGLHQNARNPVFPYIPAPEAFKEALRTALGGNEVRKVEVVDIVEDPRDPKLVYDPSHPDANRDGYVMMPNINTIEEMVNLMAATRNYEANVTAINAAKTMAQRTLALGQ